The genome window GTGGTGAACATGGGCGACCGGCCCGTGCAGGTCGGCTCGCACTATCCCTTCTTTGAAACCAATGCCGCGTTGCACTTCGACCGCGCCGCTGCCTACGGCTACCGCCTCAACATCCCGGCCGGCACCGCCGTCCGCTTCGAGCCCGGCGAGCGCAAGCGCGTGACGCTGGTGGCGCTGGGGGGCAAAGAATCGTGTACGGCGGCAACGGGCTGATTGATGGGGAATTGGGAGAAGAGAATAAGCAGGCGGCACTAAATAAGCTTGCCAATAACTGACGAATGCTCTTGTCATCTGATTAATATGGTAACCCCAAAAAGCACTTGGTCTGACAGAATTCTGCGTGTAGTTGGAGTGATTATTCTGGCCTTTTTTGCCAAGTATTTAATTGGAATTGGCCTGCTATTAGGAGCCCTATTCGTTGCTATTGGAATTTTAGCGCTAATCGGTTTTCTAATCAGTTCATTTTTTTCAAACAAGAAATTTCAGGAGGAATACAAAGAGTTTTTGCACCGCGCAGATGGAAGTTGTTTTTTCTTCTACAACAGCCGGAAAAGTAGTGTTGAGTTCGCAAAACATGCTGTTGTTCCGCATCTTGATCCAACTACGAGAGTTGTTTTTGTGGATGGAGAAGAAATTGATTGTGGGCCTGATAGCAAATTTATTTCCCACATGCTTTATGGTGTAAAAGAGAAAAAAGGCTTTCCTTATTTAATTAAAGTAATTGATGAACAAGCGCTGGACTGCTCAGTCAATAATCTATTTTACAATACAATGACAGGTAAAAAGCCTTTGATTCCCTTACTGCAAAGAATCAATGCTTTTTATGAAGCACCTGCTACCTCTAAATGACTCTTGTGTCCTGATATGTCTTTTCCCCTCGACCGCCGCGCCTACGCTGAGATGTACGGCCCCACCACGGGCGACCGGGTGCGCCTGGGCGACACCGACCTGCTCATTCAAGTCGAGCACGACTTCGCCGTGTACGGGGAGGAGTGCAAGTTTGGCGGCGGCAAAGTCTTGCGCGACGGCATGGGCCAGGCGGCTGGCATAGCCGAAGCCGACGCGCTGGACTTGCTCATTACCAACGCCTTAATTATCGATTACACCGGCATCTACAAAGCTGACGTCGGCATCAAGCACGGGCGCATTGCCGCTATTGGCAAAGCCGGCAACCCGCATATCATGCCCGGCGTGACCGCGGGCATGATCGTGGGCGTGACCACCGAAGTCGTGGCCGGGGAAGGTCAGATTCTGACTGCCGGCGGTATCGACTGCCATATCCATTTCATCTGCCCCCAGCAGATTCCCGAGGCCCTGGCCTCCGGCGTGACTACCATGCTGGGGGGCGGCACCGGTCCGGCCGCCGGCACCACGGCCACTACCTGCACGCCGGGGGGCTTTTATCTGGCGATGATGCTCAAAGCCACCGAGGCCTATCCGCTGAACTTCGGCTTCCTGGCCAAGGGCAACTCCTCCAAGCCCGAGGGCCTGCGCGAGCAGGTGGAGGCGGGGGCGCTGGGCTTCAAGCTGCACGAGGACTGGGGCACCACCCCCGCCGCCATTGATATGTGCCTCAGCATCGCCGAGGAGTACGACGTGCAGGTGTGCATTCACACCGATACGCTGAATGAAAGCGGCTTTGTGGAAACCTCCACGGCCGCTTTTAAGGGGCGCACCATCCACGCCTACCACACCGAAGGCGCCGGCGGCGGCCACGCCCCCGACATCATCAAAATCTGCGGCTTGCCCAACGTCATTCCCTCCTCCACCAACCCCACCCGCCCCTTCACGGTCAACACCCTGGACGAGCACCTGGACATGCTCCTGGTCTGCCACCACCTGGATAAAAACATCCCCGAGGACGTGGCCTTCGCCGAAAGCCGCATTCGGGGCGAGACCATCGCGGCCGAGGACATCCTCCACGACATGGGCGCGCTCAGCATTATTTCCAGCGACTCCCAGGCCATGGGCCGGGTAGGGGAAGTCATTACCCGCACCTGGCAAACGGCCCACAAGATGAAAGCCCAGCGCGGGCCGCTGCCCGAGGATGCGGGCCGCGCGGCCGATAATTTCCGCGTGCGCCGCTACGTGGCCAAGTACACCATCAACCCGGCCCGCGCCCACGGCATTGCCCACGAAGTCGGCTCGGTGGAGGTGGGCAAGCTGGCCGATCTGGTCTTGTGGAAGCCCGCCTTTTTCGGGGTGCGGCCGGAGATGATTCTCAAGGGGGGCATACTTGTGCAGGCCCAGATGGGCGACGCCAACGCCTCCATTCCCACGCCCCAGCCGTCGTTCTCGCGCCCCATGTTCGGGGCCCTAGGCGGCGCCGTCGGGCCGGCCGCGGTGGCGTTCGTCTCGCAGGCGTCCCTGGCCCGGGTGCAGCAAACCTACGGCCTGCACAAGCGGGTGGTGGCGGTCCGGGGCTGCCGGGCGGTTTCCAAGCACGACATGGCGCTGAATGACTACCTGCCCAACATTGCGGTGGATCCGGAAACCTACCGGGTCACGGTGGACGGGGAGCACCTGACCTGCCCCCGGCCGAGACCCTGCCCCTGGCCCAGCTCTATAACTTATTTTAATATGCACTTCGCCCGCCTCCTGCACCTGGTGGATTCGGCTATTCCGACCGGCTCGTTCGCGTACTCGTCCGGGCTGGAAAGCAGCATCGCGGGGGACTCATTAGCTCGGCCGCCGACTTGCGCCAGTACCTGTACGCGTACCTGCAGCAGGCGGCAAGTGCCGAGTTGCCCTACCTCACCGCCAGCTTCCGGAGGGCGGACCTGGGGAAGGAGTTTGACCTGGTGGCCGCCGACTACCACGCCCAGCTGCTGGTGCCCAGCCTGGCAAAAGCCAGCGCCGGGCAGGGCCGCACCTGGCTGCGCCTGCTCACGTCTTTCTACCCCGAGGCGCCACTCCCCGAAATAGCCCTGTGGTTTGCCCACCGCCACCTGCCGACCCACTTCACGCTGGTATTTGCCCTGAGTTTGCAGCGCGTCGGGTTTGTCCTACTCGAGGTGCAGACCATGTTCTTGCACCTGCAGCTGCGCGACCAGCTCAGCGCCGCCATCCGCCTGGGGTTTTTGGGCCCGCTGGAAGGGCACCGCCTGCAGCACGACTTCTACGCCGTCTTCGACCAGCTGCTGGCCACCTCCACCGGCCTGGACTACCAGCAGGCCACGCGCACGGCCTTCTTGCTGGAGGCCGCCCAGGGCCTGCACGCCGACCTCTACTCGAAGCTATTCCAAAACTAACGCTATCGGTTTGCCATGGCCTTTGCCGAAAAACTTGCCCTGCTGCTCCACGGTCACCGCCACGAAGCGTACGAGTCGCCCGGCGACTTCACGGCCCGCGAAACGCGGCGCCTGCCGTCCTACCGCAACTTCCGCCGCCGCGCCTTCACCGTGGGCATCGGCGGGCCGGTGGGCACGGGCAAAACCGCCCTGCTCAAAGCCCTGTGTGAGCGGCTGCGCCACGAGTTTGCGCTGGGCGTCGTCACCAACGACATCTTTACCCGCGAAGACGCCGAGTTTCTCATCCGCCACAGCGCCCTGAGCGCCGACCGCATTGTGGGGGTGGAGACCGGCGGCTGCCCGCACGCGGCCATCCGCGAGGATATTTCCCTGAACATGGATGCCCTGGAAGGCCTGATGGCGCGCTTCGACTACGCCCTCGACTACCTGTTCGTGGAAAGCGGGGGCGACAACCTGGCCGCCCACTTCAGCCGCGAGCTGGTGGACTATTCCATCTACGTGATCGACGTGTCGGGGGGCGACAAAATCCCGCGCAAGGGCGGCCCCGGCATCACCCAGTCTGATTTGCTGGTCATCAACAAAATCGATTTGAAAGACCTGATCAAGGCCGACCTGGGGGTCATGGCCCGCGATTCGCAACAGATGCGCGGGGAGGGCCCCTTCCTGTTTGCCCGGGCCACCGACGGCCACGGCCTGGACGAGATCATCGCCCACATCCTCGCCGCAAAAGCCCGCGCATTGGCTGCCGTGCGGGAAGACCGGCGCTAATTTAGGAGGATTAATACTTTCGCTTGAGCGGATTATAGCCCAGCAGTTCCTCCGCTGCCAAGGCCGCTAGCAGTGCGTCGCACAGGGGCTGCAGCGCCGCCCGGCTGCGGGCAGCGGCGCGCAGCACATACACGTTATCCCGAGCCCGCACGACCGATACCAAGCACTCCACCGCGTCGACCCGGAAATGCGGCTGCTGGCTACCCGCCATTTTTTGATTTTCCAGCACGCGGCCTAGGTGGGCAAAGCGGCTATCGGCCGGGCTGCCGACCAGAAAGACCGACAAGAAGGTGTGATAGTCGGCGAAGTGGGCCGGCGACGGGGCGATGTGCTCCGCGGGGCGAAAGGAAAACCGATCCAGCACCACCAACTGCTGGTTGACGTGGACCCGCAGCTCCGTCTGCAGGGACGTGAAGGCAAACCGCTCCCCCTGCTCCAGGCGGCCGGCGTGAAACCAATCCAGCAGCAGCAGCAGGGAGTCCGGCTGCAGGTGCCAGTCCTGGGTTTGGCGGTAGCGGCTCTGGGCCTGCAACACCACCGGATCGGGAAACACCACGGCCAGCGCTCCCGCCCCCAACACCCCGGTGGTATGTTGCTCGGCCACGGCCCCGTCGGGGGACCGAAAGACGCGGGTGCTGGCCTGGGTGCTGAGAAAGAGCCGCGTGTGCACCTCCCCGGTGAGGTGGAGGCGCAGGCTGTCCCCGGCGACCAAGCCGCCCCCGTAGCTGGAGAGCACCACGTGGCAGGTCGGGGTAGGAGAGGCGGGGTTGAGCAGCTTGAGTGGTTGCTGGCTGAGGCTGACCACCAGGCGGCTTTGGCCGCGCACGACCCGGACCGTCAGCGCACTGACCCCCGGCTCCGGGAGGCGGGGAGCCGACGGAGCGCGGGGCAAGGCGGGGGGAGCGGAAAGGTTGCTGGTGGCTAGCATGTTGACTTGTATGTGCTTTTTGTTGACGGCAGTCCTATAGGTGAGCAGCTTCTTACCCCTTAGGAAAGCCTACCCTGCCGTTACCCCTCATATCGACAGGGGGGAAGCAGCGGCACCACCGCAACCAGGATTGGGTAAGAGGATGAAGCCCCCGGGTGGGGTAGGAGGAAGGATGGCCCCTGAACTTAAGACGAAAATATAATTAAAGTCGAGTAGCGATTAAAAGTGAAGGGCAATCCTAGATTATTATGGTTTCATTGGTGTCAACGCCCTTGAAATATAGGCTATATTGTAGCAATTGTTGCTTTTTTTTGACATGCCGCCTTATATTTAACACTCGCTTACTAGTTGCTTTATGGCCTAGTCCCCCTGTGACCATCCTGCTGTGGTCGACGGATGAGAAAGGGTGGATATGTGTTTCTTCCCCGCATCCGTCCCGACCCGAACAGGCCGTGTAAACTGGTTGGGGAGATCTTTTTAAGCGGTAGAAATTCTTATCCTTCCTCCATGCAGCTCTATACCACGGATACGCACATCGATGGGGCACAAGCCGTGCGCTTTGTAGGTCTGCTCGATGACCACATTATTTCCTACGCTACCCTGGGCCTGACTCACTACCCCAACACGCCGCAGCAGGCCCTGTTAGCCGATGTTCATGTGCACCCGGCTTACCGCGGCCGGGGCTGGGGCAAGCTACTACTGCAGCGCGTGTTGCAAACGGCGTGGGAGCGCGAAAAAAAGGTGGTTGCCCTGCACGTGCGCTACAATAATTGGGTAGCCCGCGCCTTGTACCAGCGCCTGGGTTTTCACCGCTACGATGCCGTCACCCCGGATGGGCTGCTGAGCTATTACTATCAGCACCCAGCTCCTACGCCGGGTCGATGACCGCATCAGGTCTAGGCTCCGCGGTAGGTTGGGCGCTTTCGCGTATGTTTAGGGTACGGCCCCCCGGGCGCCCTTTCCTTTTGCGGGCCTACCCCCCGCCTAGAAAATATGACAGTTCCAACGTTATTCCGCCGGCTGACCGCACCTTGTCTCGGGCTGCTGCTCGGCCTGGCGCTGAGCAGCCGGCCCCGGCCGGCGCAGGCCCAAGCCCAAGCCGATTTCACCCCCACCTGGAGCAAGGGCGTGGTCTGGTACCAGATTTTCCCCGAGCGCTTCCACAACGGCGACCCGAGCAACGATCCGCAGGCCGCCGACCAGAACGGGGCTTACCCCTTCGATGATTCGTCGGCCTTTCAGATTCACCCCTGGACGAGCGACTGGTACCGCCTGCAGCCCTACGAGCAGCAAAACGGCAAGGACATCTACTACAACCTGCAGCGCCGCCGCTACGGGGGCGACGTGCAGGGCATCCTCGACAAGCTCGACTACCTGCAGCAGCTCGGCGTGAACGCCCTGTACTTGACGCCCGTGTTTTGGTCGCCCTCCTCCCACAAGTACGACGCCTTGTGCTACCACCACGCGGACCCCACCTTCGGGCCCGACCCGGCGGGGGACAAAAAGCTGATGGCCACGGAAAACCCGCTGGACCCCCAGACCTGGGTCTGGACCAAAGCCGACTTGCTGGTGCTTAAACTTATTGACGAAGTGCACCGGCGGAACATGCACCTCATTTTCGACGGCGTCTTCAACCACCTGGGCGCCCAGAGCTTTGCCTTTCGGGACGTCGAAAAGAACCAGCAGGCCTCTCCCTACGCCGACTGGTTTATGGTCACCAGCTGGCGCAATGCGGCCACGGGCACCCCCTTTGCCTACAAGGGCTGGTTTGGGGTCAAGACCCTGCCCGAGCTAAAAGAAGACAGCACGGGCATTGTCGCCGGGCCCAAGCAGTACATTTTCCACGCCACCCAGCGCTGGATGAACCCCATGAATAAAGGCG of Hymenobacter radiodurans contains these proteins:
- a CDS encoding urease accessory protein UreF encodes the protein MRQYLYAYLQQAASAELPYLTASFRRADLGKEFDLVAADYHAQLLVPSLAKASAGQGRTWLRLLTSFYPEAPLPEIALWFAHRHLPTHFTLVFALSLQRVGFVLLEVQTMFLHLQLRDQLSAAIRLGFLGPLEGHRLQHDFYAVFDQLLATSTGLDYQQATRTAFLLEAAQGLHADLYSKLFQN
- the ureG gene encoding urease accessory protein UreG yields the protein MAFAEKLALLLHGHRHEAYESPGDFTARETRRLPSYRNFRRRAFTVGIGGPVGTGKTALLKALCERLRHEFALGVVTNDIFTREDAEFLIRHSALSADRIVGVETGGCPHAAIREDISLNMDALEGLMARFDYALDYLFVESGGDNLAAHFSRELVDYSIYVIDVSGGDKIPRKGGPGITQSDLLVINKIDLKDLIKADLGVMARDSQQMRGEGPFLFARATDGHGLDEIIAHILAAKARALAAVREDRR
- a CDS encoding urease accessory protein UreD, which encodes MVAGDSLRLHLTGEVHTRLFLSTQASTRVFRSPDGAVAEQHTTGVLGAGALAVVFPDPVVLQAQSRYRQTQDWHLQPDSLLLLLDWFHAGRLEQGERFAFTSLQTELRVHVNQQLVVLDRFSFRPAEHIAPSPAHFADYHTFLSVFLVGSPADSRFAHLGRVLENQKMAGSQQPHFRVDAVECLVSVVRARDNVYVLRAAARSRAALQPLCDALLAALAAEELLGYNPLKRKY
- a CDS encoding GNAT family N-acetyltransferase, which produces MQLYTTDTHIDGAQAVRFVGLLDDHIISYATLGLTHYPNTPQQALLADVHVHPAYRGRGWGKLLLQRVLQTAWEREKKVVALHVRYNNWVARALYQRLGFHRYDAVTPDGLLSYYYQHPAPTPGR